A portion of the Streptomyces platensis genome contains these proteins:
- a CDS encoding aldo/keto reductase: MEQRHLGRTGLRVTRLGLGTLNWARDTDEQEAADQLKAFWEAGGSLVDTADIYADGGAEYLLGRLTDELVPREDLVISTKAGSVLEADRRVDGSRRHLLAALDSSLERLGTDYVDLWQLHAFDPHTPLEETLQALDLAVTSGRARYVGLAHFSGWQLARAGTWQLAAPGVRNRLASAQMEYSLLQRGIEREVLPAALDLGIGLLPSSPLGRGVLTGKYRHGTPADSRGASEHLAAFVAPYLDETASRVVEAVTTAADGLAVTPLQVALSWVRDRPGVTAPILGARTAQQLRAALSVETLSLPDEIRQALDDVSAPVHHYPDHDWSTL; the protein is encoded by the coding sequence ATGGAGCAAAGGCACCTCGGCCGAACGGGCCTGCGCGTGACCCGCCTCGGGCTCGGCACCCTGAACTGGGCGCGTGACACGGACGAGCAGGAAGCCGCCGACCAGCTCAAGGCGTTCTGGGAGGCCGGCGGCAGCCTCGTGGACACCGCCGACATCTACGCCGACGGCGGCGCCGAATACCTCCTCGGCCGGCTGACGGATGAACTCGTTCCACGCGAGGATCTGGTGATCTCCACCAAAGCGGGCAGCGTCCTGGAGGCGGACCGCCGGGTCGACGGCTCCCGGCGCCATCTCCTCGCCGCCCTGGACTCCTCCCTGGAGCGGCTGGGCACCGACTACGTCGACCTGTGGCAGCTGCACGCCTTCGATCCGCACACCCCGCTGGAGGAAACCCTTCAGGCCCTCGACCTCGCCGTCACCAGCGGCCGGGCGCGCTATGTGGGGCTGGCGCACTTCTCCGGCTGGCAGCTCGCCCGGGCCGGCACCTGGCAGCTCGCGGCGCCCGGTGTCCGCAATCGTCTCGCGAGCGCACAGATGGAGTACTCCCTCCTTCAGCGCGGCATCGAGCGGGAGGTGCTGCCCGCGGCGCTCGATCTCGGGATCGGCCTGCTGCCGTCGTCGCCGCTCGGCCGGGGGGTGCTGACGGGCAAGTACCGCCATGGGACACCGGCCGACTCCCGTGGTGCCTCGGAGCATCTGGCGGCGTTCGTCGCGCCCTATCTCGACGAGACCGCGAGCCGGGTCGTCGAAGCCGTCACCACCGCTGCCGACGGACTGGCCGTCACGCCGCTCCAGGTCGCGCTCTCCTGGGTCCGCGACCGCCCCGGCGTGACCGCGCCGATCCTGGGCGCTCGCACAGCGCAGCAGCTCAGAGCCGCATTGTCAGTGGAGACCCTTAGTCTTCCTGACGAGATCCGCCAGGCGCTGGACGATGTTTCGGCGCCGGTGCACCACTACCCCGATCACGACTGGAGCACGCTGTGA
- a CDS encoding SCO1664 family protein, with product MESAAEPAAPLPGPARPQDPPAAAPEPAGTPSDALLAEGELTVRGRIEEASNAVLYCTVAYDGHSTACVYKPVAGERPLWDFPDGTLAQREVAAYEISRACGWDLIPPTVLRDGPYGTGMVQEWIDPPESSDEVPELLALVEDEEPGPGWKAVGLAQIGAGRTALLVHADHPRLRQLAVLDAVINNGDRKGGHLLPGADGQFFAIDHGVTFNAEDKLRTLLWGWAGEPLTDEALEVLRGLERELADGRPLAARLAELITDAETEALRARVAGLLHSGRHPEPSGEWPAIPWPPV from the coding sequence ATGGAGTCCGCCGCAGAGCCCGCCGCGCCGCTGCCCGGTCCCGCCCGGCCGCAGGACCCGCCGGCGGCCGCGCCGGAGCCCGCCGGAACCCCGTCGGACGCGCTGCTCGCCGAAGGGGAGCTGACCGTCCGCGGCCGCATCGAGGAAGCCTCCAACGCGGTGCTCTACTGCACGGTCGCGTACGACGGCCACAGCACCGCCTGTGTCTACAAGCCGGTCGCCGGTGAGCGCCCGCTGTGGGACTTCCCCGACGGCACACTCGCCCAGCGCGAGGTCGCCGCGTACGAGATCTCCCGGGCCTGCGGCTGGGACCTGATCCCCCCGACGGTGCTGCGGGACGGCCCGTACGGCACCGGCATGGTCCAGGAGTGGATCGATCCGCCGGAGAGCAGCGACGAGGTGCCCGAGCTGCTGGCACTGGTGGAGGACGAGGAGCCGGGGCCCGGCTGGAAGGCCGTCGGGCTCGCTCAGATCGGTGCGGGCCGCACCGCGCTGCTGGTGCACGCCGACCATCCGCGGCTGCGGCAGCTCGCGGTGCTCGACGCGGTGATCAACAACGGGGACCGCAAGGGCGGCCATCTGCTGCCCGGCGCCGATGGGCAGTTCTTCGCCATCGATCACGGCGTGACGTTCAACGCCGAGGACAAGCTGCGCACCCTGCTGTGGGGGTGGGCGGGGGAGCCGCTGACCGACGAGGCGCTGGAGGTGCTGCGGGGTCTGGAGCGGGAGCTGGCGGACGGCCGGCCGCTCGCCGCCCGACTGGCCGAACTGATCACGGACGCCGAGACCGAGGCGCTGCGGGCGCGGGTGGCGGGGCTGCTGCACAGCGGCCGGCACCCGGAGCCGAGCGGCGAATGGCCCGCGATCCCCTGGCCGCCCGTCTGA
- a CDS encoding LLM class F420-dependent oxidoreductase: MRLGINLGYWGAGMDSDNLAVAQEADRLGYSVCWAAEAYGSDAATVLSWVAAQTERIDIGSAIFQIPARTPAMTAMTAATLDSLSGGRFRLGLGVSGPQVSEGWYGVKFDKPLARTREYVDIVRKAMSRERLSYEGEHWTLPLPGGPGKPLKLTVHPEREYIPLYIAAIGPKNLQQTGEIADGALLIFPSADHLEETAIAHLRAGREKVGKTLDGFDVCPTLPLAVGADKDVSALADMFRPYTALYVGGMGSPKQNFYNQLAQRMGYGKEAAEIQEKYLSGDKEGAAAAIPERLIDQTTLLGSVERIADRMQAYAAAGVTTLTLAPAGFSLEDRLASLRAGTEALERAGLA, encoded by the coding sequence ATGAGGCTTGGCATCAACCTCGGCTACTGGGGCGCCGGGATGGACTCCGACAATCTCGCGGTGGCACAGGAGGCCGATCGCCTCGGCTACTCCGTCTGCTGGGCGGCGGAGGCCTATGGCTCCGACGCCGCCACCGTGCTCTCCTGGGTCGCGGCCCAGACCGAGCGGATCGACATCGGTTCGGCGATCTTCCAGATCCCGGCGCGTACGCCCGCGATGACCGCGATGACGGCCGCGACTCTGGACTCTCTCTCCGGGGGCCGGTTCCGCCTGGGCCTCGGCGTCTCGGGGCCGCAGGTCTCCGAGGGCTGGTACGGCGTCAAGTTCGACAAGCCGCTGGCCCGCACCCGCGAGTATGTGGACATCGTCCGTAAGGCGATGTCGCGCGAGCGGCTGTCCTACGAGGGCGAGCACTGGACGCTGCCGCTGCCGGGCGGTCCGGGCAAGCCGCTGAAGCTCACGGTGCACCCGGAGCGCGAGTACATCCCGCTCTACATCGCCGCGATCGGCCCCAAGAACCTCCAGCAGACCGGTGAGATCGCCGACGGCGCGCTGCTGATCTTCCCCTCGGCCGACCACCTGGAGGAGACCGCGATCGCGCACCTCCGGGCCGGCCGCGAGAAGGTGGGCAAGACGCTGGACGGCTTCGACGTCTGTCCGACGCTGCCGCTGGCCGTCGGCGCGGACAAGGACGTCAGCGCGCTGGCCGACATGTTCCGCCCGTACACCGCGCTCTACGTCGGCGGCATGGGCAGCCCCAAGCAGAACTTCTACAACCAGCTCGCGCAGCGCATGGGGTACGGCAAGGAAGCCGCCGAGATCCAGGAGAAGTACCTGTCCGGCGACAAGGAAGGCGCCGCGGCAGCGATCCCGGAGCGGCTGATCGACCAGACCACGCTGCTCGGCTCCGTCGAGCGGATCGCCGACCGGATGCAGGCCTACGCGGCAGCCGGCGTGACCACGCTGACGCTCGCCCCGGCGGGCTTCTCCCTGGAGGACCGGCTGGCGTCGCTGCGGGCCGGTACCGAGGCCCTGGAGCGCGCCGGGCTGGCGTAA
- a CDS encoding helix-hairpin-helix domain-containing protein produces MSTDRLAGETPPGQEAAPATAEARTPDDAAGPGGAEAPYSAAGPESAAAPEGAAAPGEGATGPEEGAGTAGAEAETAGAEAAASASGAEADAVGSGEETGTPSSGAESATPASGADAANAGAANGSPASGPETGTPSPGAETAAPASGAAAANPGAAKANPPSGSAKATADALAAAVRAVESGERSAASFFNDAPRPARPAAPAAQPAKGAPQGGPQAGPTGPGPEVARQRTVQDTGGPARPGGPEGGATGPAATAPAATGPAPAPRPAVRALPGVEGVRQVLAAGGAPETLAEQTAEILGERAAEALGEDPWLLLGVPGVRPEQADGFARALLGPACGPGDERRALAMVGWLLEQAALAGHSALEAAALRAALAQRSVPDPDDALQAAIADGAVLVFQDAIDEPGGRARPATGDDEEEQPVRVLLGLDRFAMAEESVADGLARLLNTFEAVAESTQDTAPAEDGEAEADGPASGESTAGGEAADESTAAGDARVADGDTSGESPATTAPAADTPTTGIPTDHDTAPHPARPSATAWEAVAAAAPSPSAAELIRAAAHSGLVAHTGAEAARAEPAALIAAARSLGLRAFGATHTENGRRRLAAHLTDSAADDATATGSADPATAAVTVSGLLSGREGPGRDADGALALDLLVVLDAPQLDLETAALLVESLTDGTRLVLSGDPGVLWSAGPGRLFADLLAARFCPQVASRTPDFGPIGELVSGIGIGELSQVEAPGKEVVIVPVRDAGEAVHRTVQLVADSVPRAFGVPADHTQVITVGHGGAAGTRALNAALKERLNPGPGRFGGFDPGDRVAYTPAPGRTVPGTVTGADAAGLHLDCDGSALVVPREQVGTGAVRHGWALTAHQAAGTRWPAAVVVLPGDATGGLTRAWVYTAFSRGERHLSVVQGADQALARAVAEVPVKERTTRLRSLLQQSVQSGGEPTAAD; encoded by the coding sequence GTGAGCACCGACCGCCTCGCCGGCGAAACCCCGCCCGGGCAGGAGGCCGCACCCGCCACCGCGGAGGCCCGGACGCCGGATGACGCGGCGGGGCCGGGAGGCGCGGAGGCGCCGTACAGTGCGGCAGGGCCGGAGAGCGCGGCGGCGCCGGAAGGTGCGGCAGCGCCCGGCGAGGGTGCGACGGGGCCCGAGGAGGGCGCCGGGACGGCCGGAGCGGAGGCCGAGACGGCGGGAGCGGAGGCTGCGGCTTCGGCTTCCGGGGCCGAGGCCGACGCTGTGGGATCCGGGGAGGAGACCGGTACGCCGTCTTCTGGGGCGGAGTCCGCCACTCCCGCCTCCGGAGCCGACGCCGCGAACGCCGGTGCGGCAAACGGGAGCCCGGCGTCCGGCCCGGAAACCGGCACGCCGTCTCCTGGCGCGGAGACCGCCGCCCCGGCGTCCGGGGCCGCGGCTGCGAACCCCGGTGCGGCAAAGGCGAACCCGCCGTCCGGCTCGGCCAAGGCGACCGCCGATGCGCTGGCCGCGGCCGTGCGAGCCGTGGAGAGCGGCGAGCGCTCGGCCGCTTCGTTCTTCAATGACGCACCCCGTCCCGCCAGGCCGGCCGCACCCGCCGCCCAGCCTGCCAAGGGCGCGCCGCAGGGCGGGCCGCAGGCCGGACCCACGGGCCCGGGCCCGGAGGTGGCCCGGCAGCGCACCGTGCAGGACACCGGCGGACCGGCTCGTCCGGGCGGCCCAGAGGGCGGTGCCACGGGCCCGGCCGCCACCGCACCGGCCGCCACCGGCCCCGCCCCCGCTCCCCGACCCGCGGTGCGGGCCCTCCCCGGGGTCGAGGGCGTACGGCAGGTGCTCGCGGCGGGCGGTGCCCCCGAGACGCTGGCCGAGCAGACCGCGGAGATCCTGGGCGAGCGGGCCGCCGAGGCGCTGGGCGAGGACCCCTGGCTGCTGCTCGGGGTGCCCGGGGTCCGTCCCGAGCAGGCCGATGGTTTCGCGCGGGCGCTGCTCGGGCCCGCCTGTGGGCCGGGCGACGAGCGGCGCGCACTGGCGATGGTCGGCTGGCTGCTGGAACAGGCCGCGCTCGCGGGCCACTCCGCCCTGGAGGCCGCCGCCCTGCGTGCGGCCCTCGCCCAGCGCTCGGTGCCCGACCCTGATGACGCCCTTCAGGCGGCCATCGCCGACGGCGCGGTGCTGGTCTTCCAGGACGCCATCGACGAGCCGGGCGGCCGGGCACGTCCGGCCACAGGTGACGACGAGGAGGAACAGCCCGTCCGGGTCCTGCTCGGCCTGGACCGGTTCGCGATGGCGGAGGAGAGCGTCGCCGACGGGCTGGCACGGCTGCTCAACACCTTCGAAGCCGTGGCGGAATCGACCCAGGACACGGCACCGGCGGAGGACGGCGAGGCCGAGGCCGACGGGCCCGCGTCCGGCGAGAGCACGGCCGGCGGGGAGGCGGCCGACGAGTCCACCGCCGCCGGAGACGCGCGGGTCGCCGACGGGGACACCTCCGGGGAGAGCCCCGCCACCACGGCCCCCGCCGCCGACACCCCCACCACCGGCATCCCCACCGACCACGACACGGCCCCGCACCCCGCCCGGCCCTCCGCCACCGCATGGGAGGCCGTGGCCGCCGCCGCGCCCTCGCCGTCGGCCGCCGAGCTCATCCGGGCCGCCGCGCACAGCGGCCTGGTGGCCCACACGGGCGCGGAGGCGGCCCGTGCCGAGCCGGCCGCGCTGATCGCCGCGGCCCGCTCGCTCGGGCTGCGGGCCTTCGGCGCCACCCACACCGAGAACGGCCGCCGCCGCCTGGCCGCTCACCTCACCGACAGCGCGGCCGACGACGCCACGGCCACCGGCTCCGCGGACCCCGCCACGGCAGCGGTGACCGTCTCCGGTCTGCTGTCCGGACGGGAGGGGCCGGGACGGGACGCGGACGGCGCCCTCGCGCTCGATCTGCTGGTCGTGCTGGACGCCCCGCAGCTGGATCTGGAGACCGCCGCACTGCTCGTCGAGTCGCTGACCGACGGGACCCGGCTGGTGCTCAGCGGTGATCCGGGCGTGCTGTGGTCCGCCGGTCCCGGCCGGCTGTTCGCCGATCTGCTCGCGGCCCGTTTCTGTCCGCAGGTCGCCTCCCGTACCCCGGACTTCGGCCCGATCGGCGAGCTGGTGTCGGGCATCGGTATCGGGGAGCTGAGCCAGGTCGAGGCGCCCGGCAAGGAGGTGGTGATCGTGCCGGTGCGGGATGCCGGCGAGGCGGTGCACCGCACGGTCCAGCTGGTCGCCGACTCCGTGCCCCGGGCGTTCGGTGTCCCCGCGGACCACACCCAGGTCATCACGGTCGGCCACGGCGGCGCGGCCGGCACCCGCGCGCTCAACGCCGCCCTCAAGGAGCGGCTCAACCCCGGCCCCGGCCGGTTCGGCGGCTTCGACCCCGGCGACCGCGTGGCCTACACCCCGGCCCCCGGCCGCACGGTGCCCGGCACGGTCACCGGCGCGGACGCGGCCGGGCTGCATCTCGACTGCGACGGTTCCGCGCTCGTGGTGCCGCGCGAGCAGGTCGGCACGGGAGCCGTACGGCACGGCTGGGCACTCACCGCCCACCAGGCGGCCGGCACGCGCTGGCCCGCCGCGGTGGTCGTACTCCCCGGCGACGCCACCGGCGGACTGACCCGCGCCTGGGTCTACACCGCCTTCAGCCGCGGTGAGCGGCATCTGTCGGTCGTCCAGGGCGCCGACCAGGCGCTGGCCCGCGCGGTCGCCGAGGTGCCCGTGAAGGAGCGCACGACCCGGCTGCGCAGCCTGCTCCAGCAGAGCGTGCAGAGCGGCGGGGAGCCGACGGCAGCCGACTGA
- a CDS encoding histidine phosphatase family protein → MPTLILVRHGRSTANTAGVLAGRAPGVALDERGAAQSAELPARLAQVPLTAVVSSPLQRCRETLAPLLEARPWLTLHVDDRISECDYGEWSGRKLAELSDEPLMEIVQQHPSAAAFPGGESMRAMQARAVDAVRDWNARIEEAHGPEATYAMCSHGDIIKSLVADALGMHLDLFQRISVEPCSVTAIRYTRLRPYLVRLGDTGDFGSLAPRDEGGAAAAERDAAVGGGAGAA, encoded by the coding sequence ATGCCCACGCTGATCCTGGTGCGGCACGGCCGCTCCACCGCCAATACCGCCGGGGTGCTCGCCGGGCGGGCGCCCGGAGTCGCACTCGACGAGCGCGGCGCGGCCCAGTCCGCCGAGCTGCCCGCACGGCTGGCGCAGGTGCCGCTGACCGCCGTCGTCTCCAGCCCGCTCCAGCGCTGCCGGGAGACCCTGGCGCCGCTGCTGGAAGCCCGGCCCTGGCTCACGCTGCACGTCGACGACCGGATCAGCGAATGCGACTACGGCGAGTGGTCCGGCCGGAAACTCGCCGAACTGAGCGACGAGCCGCTGATGGAGATCGTCCAGCAGCATCCGTCCGCGGCCGCCTTCCCCGGCGGAGAGTCGATGCGCGCGATGCAGGCCCGCGCGGTGGACGCGGTACGGGACTGGAACGCCCGGATCGAGGAGGCGCACGGCCCCGAGGCGACCTACGCCATGTGCTCGCACGGCGACATCATCAAGTCCCTGGTCGCCGACGCCCTGGGCATGCACCTCGACCTCTTTCAGCGGATTTCCGTCGAGCCCTGTTCGGTCACCGCGATCCGCTACACCCGGCTGCGCCCCTACCTCGTCCGGCTCGGGGACACCGGTGACTTCGGCTCGCTCGCGCCCCGGGACGAAGGCGGCGCCGCGGCGGCCGAGCGGGACGCGGCAGTCGGCGGTGGTGCGGGAGCAGCGTGA
- the corA gene encoding magnesium/cobalt transporter CorA — protein MIVDSAIYREGRRTECTTDFSHALEEARAEGHSFLWLGMYEPTEEEFARVRSEFALHPLAVEDALKAHQRPKLEVYDDSLFMVLKPVTYDDRADTVTASELMVFVGDAFVVTVRHGEASPLAAVRHRLEEHPEILRHGPGAVLYAISDAVVDHYIEVAAELQLDLEELEAEVFAPVRGRDTRNTAAEIYAFKREVLEFRRATGPLAEPMARLQNPGVPFVHAHARPFFRDVDDHLTRANESVEGLDRLLSDILSAHLAQMGVRQNDDMRKISAWAALAAVPTLIAGVYGMNFEHMPELKWDLGYPVILAVMVIIEVSLYRLFKRRGWL, from the coding sequence GTGATCGTCGACAGCGCCATCTACCGGGAGGGCCGTCGCACCGAGTGCACGACCGACTTCTCGCACGCCCTGGAAGAGGCGCGGGCCGAGGGGCACTCCTTCCTGTGGCTGGGGATGTACGAGCCGACCGAGGAGGAGTTCGCGCGCGTCCGGTCGGAATTCGCGCTGCACCCCCTGGCCGTCGAGGACGCGCTCAAGGCGCATCAGCGGCCCAAGCTGGAGGTCTACGACGACTCGCTGTTCATGGTGCTGAAACCGGTCACCTACGACGACCGGGCGGACACGGTGACCGCGTCCGAGCTGATGGTGTTCGTGGGCGACGCGTTCGTCGTCACCGTCCGGCACGGCGAGGCCAGTCCGCTGGCGGCGGTGCGGCACCGGCTGGAGGAGCACCCGGAGATCCTGCGGCACGGCCCGGGGGCGGTGCTGTACGCGATCAGTGACGCGGTGGTGGACCACTACATCGAAGTGGCCGCCGAACTCCAGCTGGACCTGGAGGAGTTGGAGGCGGAGGTTTTCGCTCCGGTACGCGGCCGGGACACCCGGAACACCGCCGCCGAGATCTATGCGTTCAAGCGCGAAGTGCTCGAATTCCGCCGGGCGACCGGCCCGTTGGCGGAGCCGATGGCCCGGCTCCAGAACCCCGGCGTGCCGTTCGTGCACGCGCACGCCCGGCCGTTCTTCCGCGACGTCGACGACCACCTCACCCGCGCCAACGAGTCGGTGGAGGGCCTGGACCGGCTGTTGTCGGACATTCTCTCCGCCCACCTCGCGCAGATGGGCGTGCGGCAGAACGACGACATGCGCAAGATCTCGGCCTGGGCGGCGCTGGCGGCCGTCCCCACTCTGATCGCCGGCGTCTACGGCATGAACTTCGAGCACATGCCGGAGCTGAAGTGGGACCTGGGGTACCCGGTGATCCTGGCAGTGATGGTCATCATCGAGGTGTCGCTGTACCGGCTGTTCAAACGCCGCGGCTGGCTCTGA
- a CDS encoding DUF3090 domain-containing protein, with translation MSRQVFFYDAPDRFVAGTVGLPGRRSFYLQATAAGRTTSVALEKTQVAALAERIDELLDEVVRRSGGNAPVPAVSPTELSDTAPLESPVEEEFRVGTMALAWDGEDERMIVEAQALVELDADSDEDLADAEERLLQDDENGPPMLRVRLTGTMARAFAKRALEVVNAGRPPCPLCSLPLDPEGHVCPRQNGYRRDA, from the coding sequence TTGTCCCGTCAGGTGTTCTTCTACGACGCGCCGGACCGCTTCGTGGCCGGTACGGTCGGGCTGCCTGGCCGCCGTAGCTTCTACCTCCAGGCCACCGCGGCCGGCCGCACCACCAGCGTCGCCCTGGAGAAGACCCAGGTCGCCGCCCTCGCCGAGCGGATCGACGAACTGCTGGACGAGGTCGTCCGGCGCAGCGGCGGCAACGCCCCGGTGCCCGCCGTCTCGCCCACCGAGCTGTCCGACACCGCGCCGTTGGAATCGCCGGTCGAGGAGGAGTTCCGGGTCGGCACGATGGCGCTCGCGTGGGACGGCGAGGACGAGCGGATGATCGTCGAGGCCCAGGCCCTGGTCGAGCTGGACGCGGACAGCGACGAGGACCTCGCCGACGCCGAGGAGCGGTTGCTCCAGGACGACGAGAACGGCCCCCCGATGCTGCGGGTGCGCCTCACCGGAACCATGGCCAGGGCGTTCGCCAAGCGGGCGCTGGAGGTCGTCAACGCCGGCCGCCCGCCGTGCCCGCTGTGCAGCCTGCCGCTCGACCCGGAGGGACACGTATGCCCGCGCCAGAACGGATACCGGCGGGACGCCTGA
- a CDS encoding PAC2 family protein, which produces MIELEGVPELIDPVMVAAFEGWNDAGDAASAAVAHLDREWKGEVFAALDAEDYYDFQVNRPTVFLDGGVRKITWPTTRLSVVRVGDTNGKGRTRDLVLVRGIEPSMRWRSFCNEILGFAHELGVEMLVVLGSLLGDTPHTRPVPVSGVTSDADLAARLDLEESRYEGPTGIVGILQEACTHAGVPAVSLWAAVPHYVSQPPNPKASLALLNRLEDLLDVRIPLGELTEDARAWQLGVDQLAAEDSEVAEYVQSLEEARDTADLPEASGEAIAREFERYLRRRDPQSGPGVATEGGLADGRDSSFLRDTTSGRTRPPRPVSKEPREPKTGDETATGPKDTAKGNGTSESPDASGGTDPADSPGPEDGSESSGS; this is translated from the coding sequence GTGATCGAGCTCGAGGGGGTACCCGAGCTGATCGACCCGGTCATGGTGGCCGCGTTCGAAGGCTGGAACGACGCCGGCGACGCCGCCTCCGCCGCGGTCGCCCATCTCGACCGGGAATGGAAGGGCGAGGTCTTCGCCGCGCTGGACGCGGAGGACTACTACGACTTCCAGGTGAACCGCCCCACCGTCTTCCTGGACGGCGGGGTACGCAAGATCACCTGGCCGACGACCCGGCTCTCCGTGGTGCGTGTCGGTGACACGAACGGCAAGGGGCGCACGCGCGACCTCGTCCTGGTCCGCGGCATCGAGCCCAGCATGCGCTGGCGCTCGTTCTGCAACGAAATCCTCGGCTTCGCCCATGAGTTGGGTGTGGAGATGCTGGTGGTGCTGGGCTCACTGCTCGGCGACACCCCGCACACCCGCCCGGTGCCGGTCAGCGGGGTCACCTCCGACGCGGACCTGGCTGCCCGGCTCGATCTGGAGGAGTCCCGCTACGAGGGCCCCACGGGCATCGTCGGCATCCTCCAGGAGGCGTGCACCCATGCCGGTGTCCCCGCGGTGAGCCTGTGGGCCGCGGTGCCGCACTATGTCTCCCAGCCGCCCAACCCGAAGGCCAGCCTCGCCCTGCTCAACCGCCTGGAGGACCTCCTCGACGTCCGTATCCCGCTGGGCGAGCTGACCGAGGACGCCCGCGCCTGGCAGCTGGGTGTGGACCAACTGGCCGCCGAGGACAGCGAGGTCGCCGAGTACGTGCAGTCGCTGGAGGAGGCGCGGGACACCGCGGATCTGCCGGAGGCGTCCGGCGAGGCCATCGCCCGCGAGTTCGAGCGCTATCTGCGCCGCCGCGACCCGCAGTCCGGTCCGGGCGTCGCGACCGAGGGCGGCCTGGCCGACGGCCGCGACAGCTCCTTCCTCCGCGACACCACCAGCGGCCGCACCCGTCCGCCCCGCCCGGTCTCCAAGGAGCCCCGCGAGCCGAAGACCGGCGACGAGACGGCGACGGGACCGAAGGACACGGCCAAGGGCAACGGCACGTCGGAGAGCCCGGATGCCTCGGGCGGCACGGACCCGGCCGACTCCCCGGGGCCGGAGGACGGTTCGGAGAGCAGCGGAAGCTGA
- the mshC gene encoding cysteine--1-D-myo-inosityl 2-amino-2-deoxy-alpha-D-glucopyranoside ligase, translating into MHAWPASEVPALPGQGRDLRIHDTATGGRVTLDPGPVARIYVCGITPYDATHMGHAATYNAFDLVQRVWLDTKRQVHYVQNVTDVDDPLLERAVATGDDWTALAERETALFREDMTALRMLPPRHYIGAVESIPGIVPLVERLRDAGAAYELDGDIYFSVASDPHFGEVSGLDAEAMRLLSAERGGDPEREGKKSPLDPMLWMAARDGEPSWDGGSLGRGRPGWHIECVAIALDHLGMGFDVQGGGSDLAFPHHEMGASHAQALTGEHPFAKAYVHAGMVALNGQKMSKSKGNLVFVSTVRRAGTDPAAIRLALLAHHYRADWEWTDAVLAEAEERLVRWRAAVSRPDGPSADALLAEIRTALADDLDSPAALAAVDRWAAAQQDGGGTDEGAPGLVSRAVDALLGVAL; encoded by the coding sequence ATGCATGCATGGCCCGCTTCTGAGGTCCCCGCCCTGCCTGGCCAGGGCCGCGACCTGAGGATCCACGACACCGCGACCGGCGGACGGGTAACCCTCGACCCCGGTCCCGTCGCCCGTATCTACGTCTGCGGCATCACGCCCTACGACGCCACCCACATGGGGCACGCGGCGACCTACAACGCGTTCGACCTGGTTCAGCGCGTGTGGCTCGACACGAAGCGTCAGGTGCACTACGTACAGAACGTCACCGATGTCGACGATCCGCTGCTGGAGCGGGCCGTGGCCACCGGCGACGACTGGACGGCGCTCGCCGAGCGCGAGACCGCCCTCTTCCGCGAGGACATGACGGCCCTGCGGATGCTGCCGCCCCGCCACTACATAGGCGCCGTCGAGTCGATACCCGGCATCGTCCCGCTGGTGGAGCGGCTGCGCGACGCCGGCGCCGCCTACGAGCTGGACGGTGACATCTACTTCTCGGTCGCCTCCGACCCGCACTTCGGCGAGGTCTCCGGGCTGGACGCCGAGGCGATGCGGCTGCTGTCCGCCGAGCGCGGCGGCGACCCGGAGCGCGAGGGCAAGAAGAGCCCGCTCGACCCGATGCTGTGGATGGCGGCCCGCGACGGCGAGCCGAGCTGGGACGGCGGCTCGCTGGGCCGCGGCCGGCCCGGCTGGCACATCGAGTGTGTCGCCATCGCCCTGGACCACCTCGGCATGGGCTTCGACGTCCAGGGCGGCGGCTCCGACCTCGCCTTCCCGCACCACGAGATGGGCGCCTCGCACGCCCAGGCGCTCACCGGTGAGCACCCGTTCGCCAAGGCGTATGTGCACGCCGGGATGGTGGCCCTGAACGGCCAGAAGATGTCCAAGTCCAAGGGCAATCTCGTCTTCGTCTCCACGGTGCGGCGCGCCGGCACCGACCCGGCGGCGATCCGGCTGGCGCTGCTCGCGCACCACTACCGGGCCGACTGGGAGTGGACCGACGCGGTGCTGGCGGAGGCCGAGGAGCGGCTGGTGCGCTGGCGGGCCGCCGTCTCCCGTCCTGACGGCCCGTCCGCCGACGCCCTCCTGGCGGAGATCCGTACGGCGCTCGCCGACGACCTGGACTCCCCGGCCGCCCTCGCGGCCGTGGACCGCTGGGCCGCCGCGCAGCAGGACGGGGGCGGCACCGACGAGGGCGCCCCCGGTCTCGTCTCCCGCGCGGTCGACGCACTGCTCGGCGTGGCCCTGTAA